The Coriobacteriia bacterium genome includes the window AGCTGCAAGTCACGACCGAACGACACGATGTTGTATCCCAGGCGACCACGGCGCGCAAGCTGACCGACGCCTTCGCAGCGCGGCAGATTCGCGTCATCGAGACGGACACGCAGAACCAGACGAAGACTCTGATTAGCGACTCGCTGAGCATCCTCGTCGTGTTCCTGGGCATCTTGGCCGCCCTGCTCGCTTGCGTTGGGGGAATCGGCCTCTCCGGCACGATGAGCATCAACGTGCTCGAATCGACCCGTGAGATCGGAGTCATGCGGGCTGTCGGGGCCTCCAACAAGTCGATCTACCAAATATTCATCACCGAGGGTGTGATAGTCGGCGTCGCCTCGTGGGCCATAGGATCCGCGCTGAGCTTCCCGTTGTCCGAGTGGCTCACGGGCGCGCTTGCGAACGCCGTCGGATTCCCGCTTTCGTTCACGTTCTCCCCGGGCGGAGTCGCTCTCTGGCTCGCGCTCGTCGTTGCCATGTCGGCGCTCGCCAGCCTACTTCCAGCCGCTCGCGCAGCTCGGGTGAGCGTTGCGGAGGCGATTGCCTACGAGTAGGCAATCCCGACAGGGATTGCGGTGCCCCGATTGTGGGGACTTCTTCCGTGGAGGTAGCGACTCGTCGGTACAGTGCGATTGCGCATTTCGCGTTTCCGCAGCTCAGAGGCCTGCGGTTTCACCGATATTCCCGCAAGATCAGCCTGAGTCCAAATCGCGTTGCTACATCTGTTGCTACACGCGGCAGTTCGATGTGAGTCGAAATATAGCATCTGACCTGCGGTTTTAGGGTGGGCCATCTGCCACGCAGTTCAAACTTCTGATTGGGCGGGAGTTCTCCATCACGGTATTCGCCTGCCCCGTTGAGGCGTGGGCCATCACGGACGGCTTTGTGACGAAAGTGAGCCGAGCACCGCGGGTCTAGGTGGATGCCGCCGAGCGGCCGTTGCGCTGCCGTATCCAGTTGGCGAGCAGACGATCTAGGTCGAACTCATGCGTCTTCAGCCACTTGTCCAAGAACTTATGCAGCGGCAGCACGCTGATCATCTCGCCGGTTCTAAACTCAAGCACGCGCAGGCGGGCGTAGTCCGTGAACTCGCGATGCTGCAGGCACATCTCCTCGGTCAACAACTCCGGATACCTGACCTCCGTCATCAACGCCTCCTCGGCGGCGAAGTGGGTCAAGGTGAAGTCCATGAGTCGGTCGAGCACGTGCAGTACCTCGGACTCAGTTCCTGTCTCGATGCTCGCCAGTTCATCGAGAAGCCCTACTACCTCCCGGTGCTGACGGTCGATGAGCTCGTTGCCCGTCTCAAGAGACTCGTCCCACGTGCTCGCCATCAACGGCCTCCCTAGTCGGCTTCGGTCGGTACCTACGCGAACTAGGGGCCAACCACCCGTGGTGGTACGTCCATGAAGTCCCAGGCGTCGCGGTGTGGCCCGTTGCTCAAGCCACTCGCAAGACCGTGAGGTCAACGCAGGCGACGACTGGGACGACTCTCTCATTCCCGGAGAACTTGGCGAGTACGCACGGCCGGGCCATCGTGGACGGCTTTGTCACGAATGGGCAGGCCCCTCAGCCCGGGCATCGGTTCTCGTCCTCGCCCTGATCGGTCCCACACCCGAGCGAAGTGGGAAAGAACAGCAGGGTTAAGCGGATGTGAACCCGCGAAGAAGTGGTGAGGGTCGAAAGCCCCTCGAAACGTGAAGGATGGTGGTTCGCAAATGGGCAAGGTACTTCGTCAAGGGGCGCTCGCCGCACTGGCGATCGCGCTACTCATCGGCATCTTCGGCGCTCCGGCGACGGCGCTGGCAAAGAAGTTCAGCCCCGTCGGCGCGGTCTATGTCATGTCGAACAACACGACAAACACGGTCATGGTCTTCAAGCGCAACTCCAAGGGTGCCCTCAAGCCTTCGGGTAGCGTGAAGACCGGTGGCATGGGGAGTGGATCGGGGCTCGGATCGCAAGGGGCGCTCGCCTTTAGCGGCGATGGCAAGTACCTCCTCGCGGTCAACGCCGGCAGCGCCGACATCAGCGTGTTCATGATCGGGCGTTACGGTGATCTGAAGAAGGTCAACGAGGTGTCCTCGGAGGGCACGATGCCGGTATCGATCACCAGCCGTGGCCAGTGGGTCTATGTGCTGGACCGTGGGGGCAGCGGCAACATCGCCGGCTTCAGCATCAACAAGCACGGTCATCTGACCTTCTTGGCCGGCTCGATGCAGCATCTGAGCAACCTCGGTGTCGGTGCCTCGCCCGTTGCTCAGCAGATCTCGTTTAAGCCACGCTCGAACCTGATCGTGGTCACCGAGCTTTCGACCAACATGATCGACGTCTACGCCCTGG containing:
- a CDS encoding hemerythrin domain-containing protein: MASTWDESLETGNELIDRQHREVVGLLDELASIETGTESEVLHVLDRLMDFTLTHFAAEEALMTEVRYPELLTEEMCLQHREFTDYARLRVLEFRTGEMISVLPLHKFLDKWLKTHEFDLDRLLANWIRQRNGRSAAST
- a CDS encoding beta-propeller fold lactonase family protein, with the translated sequence MGKVLRQGALAALAIALLIGIFGAPATALAKKFSPVGAVYVMSNNTTNTVMVFKRNSKGALKPSGSVKTGGMGSGSGLGSQGALAFSGDGKYLLAVNAGSADISVFMIGRYGDLKKVNEVSSEGTMPVSITSRGQWVYVLDRGGSGNIAGFSINKHGHLTFLAGSMQHLSNLGVGASPVAQQISFKPRSNLIVVTELSTNMIDVYALAAGGVAGAPTVQLSIGTAPYGFGFTHSGTLIVSNAASATLSSYKVSASTLSVVSSAVPDFQLAPCWVVVSPDGTHAYTADAHSNDISIYNVKSNGKISLEKSAAVKPSTPLDLAMTGNGKFLYALATGAHRVAAYGVKKHGLLKGLGSVGLLPASATGLVVW
- a CDS encoding FtsX-like permease family protein, translated to RVVGIARGDVGAPTAFTTRDFLDGALNAGGAVEELQVTTERHDVVSQATTARKLTDAFAARQIRVIETDTQNQTKTLISDSLSILVVFLGILAALLACVGGIGLSGTMSINVLESTREIGVMRAVGASNKSIYQIFITEGVIVGVASWAIGSALSFPLSEWLTGALANAVGFPLSFTFSPGGVALWLALVVAMSALASLLPAARAARVSVAEAIAYE